CGGTAATGAAATCTAAAGGGATTTTGCTATCAAAAAGAAAAGGGAAACATGTTTACTACAAACTAGAAAATCCAAAAATCATCAAAGCCTTTGATCTCATCAGAGAGGTTTTAGGTGAAAGATTAAAGAGAAATGGCAATCTTGTTAAAGAAGATAGGCAGAGAACATGAAACCATTGAATCTAAAAGAACTGGATGACGTATCAAAATTAGTGCTTATTGTTTTAGCTGCCATTGTTGGGTATTTTCTGGTTTTTGCAATCGTAAGTCCATTCGGGGCGCCACAAGAAACATCGGTGATGCAGACGATGAACACCATGATGGGAGCAAAGATGATGAATTTTTCTACAACGGGTTCACGTACCATAAATCTTCTTTCGTTGATTTTCGCTGGAGGACTTGGATTCGTAATCTCATTATATCTGTTCGGGACAAAAACAGAAGATAAAGAATACCTTATCTTAAGAAAAGCCTTGTCAGAAGACGAAAAGAGAATCCTCGATGAGATAAAAAAGGCTGGAGAGATCACGCAAGATTCATTACGATTTCGATTGGATTGGAGCAAAGCAAAGACTTCAACGATTTTGACAAATCTTGACAAAATGAATTTAATTCAAAGGGAAAGGACAGGAAAAACCTATAAAGTCTATTTGCAAAAAAAACCGTCGGTTTAAAACGGTTTAAGGGGCAAAATAGTTATTCCTGTAAAGATGACAAGATCATGGTGATGGCAAATGAAAAAAATAATACAAATAATACTGATTTTAGGAATATGGTTACTGTCAATGGGTGTAGTCGTTGTATCGGCCAATGAAGACCATCAACAGGAGATTGAAGAAGGTAAACTGTTGGTAGAGAGTAAAACAAGCTGTGAGGACCTCAATGATGAACAACTGGAGGCAATAGGGGAATATTCTATGGAACAAATGCATCCAGGGGAACAACACGAAACAATGGATTCCATGATGGGTGGAGAAGGCTCAGAAAGTTTACGAGAGATGCACATCACGATGGCAAAACGGCTGTATTGTAACGAGGACACCAACGGAATGATGGGTTCTGGAGGGATGATGGGAATGATGAATATGATGGGAGGCAACATGATGGGAAGTTCTCCATCATATTACGGTTATGGCTATAATGGTTTTTGGAATATTATAGTCTCGCTGATTTTTTTAGTAGGAACAATTGCCTTAATCATTTGGCTTATTTATAAGTTTACAAAAAAAGGAAAAGAGTCTGAAACTCCAATGACTATTTTACAGAAAAGATATGCAAAAGGAGAGATAAACAAAAAACAACTTGATGAAATGAAGAAG
The nucleotide sequence above comes from Candidatus Woesearchaeota archaeon. Encoded proteins:
- a CDS encoding winged helix-turn-helix transcriptional regulator, which produces MRELYALHAEMCKVFSNPTRLEILNLLRDKERSVTELIRKTSSSQANISQHLSVMKSKGILLSKRKGKHVYYKLENPKIIKAFDLIREVLGERLKRNGNLVKEDRQRT